A single window of Leptolyngbya ohadii IS1 DNA harbors:
- a CDS encoding DUF4347 domain-containing protein codes for MIRLNSIQNHNVSLAQSIALVVIDPGVEEYTLLSDSIAPDAVAVVLEADRNGVEQITEILRQYPSVTALHLIGHGAPGVMYLGNGELSLSTIDRDAAAIQSWSISALLLYGCRSAAGDAGTEFLEKLHGLTGATVHASTTRLGQGSWKLDRALPEQRSAAPAALPIAPETLLAYSGTLELDFLEKHAGIISNPNSITLSPDGRFAYVVAAGGRVLNVFSRDAVTGKLTPTDTINVDSPISSLGINPNGKFVVAAFADRGGVTVYSQDASTGKLTFVENYGGSPSSGSVAFNGNPHNANDVYVGGKTPDGFAITLLNQNPTTGRLSFVRRMEGDSFLGPGGEILTDISFIKADPVNKLVYAVGNREDFSGAEAAIIKLRADNTGQLTRESTIYPASIAGWRGMSQEDISSITFDANGRVYAALSRENAIAELESLDVERDNSNGVDGLAGASSIVVSPDGQFVYATGASDNALAIFSRNTSNGDLTFLRTEKDGFNSVDGLAGANSIAVSPDGNFVYITGNSDNAIAIFGKPRTLLESTSGARVNAPFSMTAKFSGNVTGFIASDITVGNGTVSNFVQVDAKTYTFDVTPTREGQVTIDVPRGAALTSSSTQTAAAVQFQRTYDVTSPTVTLSSTAPANVTAPFNVTASFTETVQNFSVSDLLVRNATISNFVAGGDGKTFTFTATPTLDGEVTIDVANDAAQDTAGNNSTAAAQLKRLFNVPTDLRLSNTTLNENVLAGTTVGDLTTIDPNPLDVFTYSLVSGTGDTDNALFTIAGSQLQINTAPDFEAKSSYSVRVRTTDAAGSSFEKILPITINNINEPAIGIRLSSNQVKEGIPADTSIASLTAVDPDTDDLYTYTLVAGDGDTDNSAFSIAGNALKINAAPDATTQPNYSIRVRATDQIGNSYEQKLIINVDNVNDAPIDILLSSSEIAEQVPVETVVGTLEGIDRDTGDTLTYSLVAGDGDTDNAAFLIDGSELKINTSTDFETKSSYEIRIRTTDAAGLSFERPFTINVKDIDETVPNTAPTSISLSPNSVIENSLVNTLIGTLSSMDADPANTFTYSLISGPGSTDNSAFLIVGDQLRLRSTVDYEAQPNLSIRVRTMDQGGLSFEQVLAISVTDVNEAPINLGLSTSSVLENVAPDTIVGTFLPTDPDTGNTFTYSLVSGTGDTDNGSFRIDGNRLRINVSPDYETKAAYNIRLRVTDQNGLSFEKPMTVAIDDVAENFVQYVASEAAEGLQGTLSKLQEVFDTQLLQANLPIVGKLSGAIPAFLHTLRDTIVPVIRSASDLTYSSLETLLNNALKPLFPDVKILGSVNTTENTFEVTLSQGQRVTQLASDLGLPGLGLSRISGNTDGTLNTDLKLVFGSHRTHGFFIDTDRTTINATLDAGLSSGFTSAGKMGLFKVRVTDDDRNRTKANATFNAKLADIDAPGTSDGSRLTSTELRNNFSNPALTTAIVNSDPNLGLKISTDMGSAAIPGINSTLAGDIPNLRFANGNLVAVPASTFTFNNTELSLGSLANNIILPTLRTFNRVMAPLRPVLNLLEYDLRSVFIGQLFPDTDSDGKVTILDLADMGGPQLARFLRAVKTVSDLSQMAATSGDTGLNLGSFQVDNFNPFGDVNSIRGASVFAAGATLGIDAQIDSAGSQGSFIKSFQRADGLKFHLFDTPSNAVRLLIGQPVNLFTYDLPELALNFSVEKEKTFAPLPVVGAVSGSIGISADLAFGYDTFGLQQWADADYPLDQTTRVFNGFYISDRENPDGTGEDVDEFKIALGLELSAGLGVSFKPGISLWGGPYVGVEGTPKFDLKDPDNDGKVRANELISGFPLEFTGVSVEAAAGAKVTGSLGPLEATLAQFTLFDTEVLKYDARSRELELIGMPPRELVALVRETVDRVYTGARDLIARQAAQLAMEAARAVASFVTKAAETVAKTVVSAAKKVWGWLTNEPIADGTVFFDANFNGIQDSNEPFATTFSDGSFGLDIDLAQFDTNRDGQINASEGQLVGAGGYDTYTGLEQSMAFVAPGDAITINPLTTVVSQMMRQGLSQFEAQFYMAEALGLPTGVDLGGFSAAQAIEQNDPTGAKVELAYSQMNNILTQVSHLMSGASNLSDQQVQEQVKQAIAAQFKPGAKVDLSNAADIQKILQTSIANVQATDANPKVQKLVGMMQQIAQVMAIGNQELTRIADKGNLKTLMREFGIVRKVTLGKIAEDLQALGAGKKSLREVVSENSGKAFTRLVNQAEASLRRGTRGDDMLRGGDGRDRLRGQAGDDRIFGGSGRDRLYGDENRDELFGQQGKDYLMGGDGSDQLNGGLKRDQLIGGNGNDVLAGGNASDALIGGQGRDRFVLELGENGSDRIRDFSKQDTLEIAGLATLTGTEVGTTIRRSNFKLAQQAGDSDDYLIYSRKQGILSFDPDGNGAMDPMKIAKLSPGFALTAQDLVMA; via the coding sequence ATGATTAGACTGAACTCTATTCAAAATCATAACGTTTCCCTGGCTCAGTCGATCGCTCTGGTTGTCATTGATCCGGGTGTTGAAGAATATACTTTATTGTCAGATTCGATCGCGCCTGATGCCGTTGCGGTAGTCCTGGAAGCCGATCGCAATGGCGTTGAGCAAATCACGGAAATCCTGCGTCAATATCCCTCGGTGACTGCGCTGCATTTGATTGGTCACGGTGCGCCGGGGGTGATGTATTTAGGCAACGGTGAACTGAGTTTAAGCACGATCGATCGGGATGCAGCGGCAATTCAATCCTGGTCGATTTCGGCTTTGCTGCTGTACGGCTGTCGATCGGCGGCGGGGGATGCGGGCACGGAATTTCTGGAGAAGCTGCATGGTCTGACCGGGGCAACGGTTCACGCTTCAACGACTCGCCTGGGTCAGGGCAGCTGGAAACTCGATCGCGCTCTCCCCGAACAAAGATCTGCTGCGCCTGCTGCTTTGCCGATCGCGCCCGAAACCCTGCTCGCCTATTCCGGCACTCTAGAGCTGGACTTTCTAGAGAAGCACGCAGGAATCATCTCAAATCCTAACTCAATCACCCTGAGTCCAGACGGCAGATTTGCTTACGTCGTGGCAGCTGGCGGTCGTGTCCTTAACGTTTTCTCGCGGGATGCGGTAACTGGCAAACTTACTCCTACGGACACAATAAATGTTGACAGTCCGATTTCCTCACTTGGAATTAATCCCAATGGCAAGTTTGTTGTGGCAGCTTTCGCTGACCGTGGTGGGGTTACAGTCTATTCCCAAGATGCCAGCACTGGCAAACTCACCTTTGTTGAAAACTATGGAGGATCTCCTAGCAGTGGCTCAGTTGCCTTTAATGGTAATCCCCATAACGCCAATGATGTTTATGTAGGGGGGAAAACTCCTGACGGATTTGCGATCACGCTACTTAACCAGAACCCAACCACTGGCAGGCTCAGCTTTGTTAGACGGATGGAGGGGGATAGTTTTCTCGGTCCAGGTGGGGAAATCCTAACAGACATTTCCTTTATTAAGGCTGACCCAGTGAACAAGCTGGTCTACGCGGTCGGAAATCGCGAAGACTTCTCCGGTGCCGAAGCAGCAATCATTAAGCTGAGAGCAGACAATACCGGGCAGCTAACCCGTGAGAGCACAATTTATCCTGCTTCCATTGCGGGATGGAGAGGCATGAGCCAGGAGGACATTTCCTCAATCACGTTTGATGCCAATGGTAGGGTTTATGCCGCTTTAAGCAGGGAGAATGCAATTGCAGAATTAGAATCTCTTGATGTAGAACGGGATAATTCCAATGGCGTGGATGGTCTTGCAGGGGCTAGTTCAATCGTCGTTAGTCCAGATGGTCAATTTGTCTATGCAACGGGGGCATCTGATAACGCACTCGCAATATTTTCCCGGAATACAAGCAACGGCGATCTCACCTTTCTCAGGACGGAGAAAGATGGCTTTAACAGTGTAGATGGTTTGGCAGGTGCCAACTCCATTGCAGTTAGCCCGGATGGTAATTTTGTCTATATCACCGGAAACAGTGACAACGCGATCGCTATCTTTGGCAAACCTCGTACCCTTCTAGAATCTACGTCCGGAGCAAGGGTTAACGCACCGTTTAGCATGACGGCAAAGTTTAGCGGCAATGTCACAGGCTTTATTGCAAGTGATATTACCGTGGGCAACGGGACGGTCAGCAACTTTGTCCAGGTAGACGCAAAAACCTACACTTTTGATGTCACCCCCACCCGCGAAGGGCAAGTAACAATCGACGTGCCCAGAGGCGCAGCCCTCACCAGCTCTAGCACACAGACTGCTGCCGCTGTTCAATTCCAGCGCACCTACGATGTTACAAGTCCCACGGTCACACTCTCCTCTACCGCACCCGCTAACGTTACCGCGCCCTTTAACGTCACCGCCAGCTTCACCGAAACCGTCCAGAACTTCAGCGTTTCCGATTTGCTCGTTCGCAATGCCACTATCAGCAATTTCGTGGCAGGGGGAGACGGCAAAACCTTTACCTTCACGGCTACGCCCACCCTCGACGGCGAAGTGACGATCGACGTTGCCAACGATGCTGCCCAAGATACTGCCGGAAACAACAGCACGGCTGCCGCTCAGCTCAAACGCCTCTTCAACGTCCCCACCGATCTGCGGCTCAGCAACACAACCCTCAACGAAAACGTTCTGGCAGGCACCACCGTCGGCGATCTCACAACGATCGATCCCAACCCGCTGGATGTCTTTACCTACAGCCTTGTTTCCGGGACAGGCGACACAGACAACGCCCTGTTTACCATTGCCGGAAGCCAGCTTCAAATCAATACCGCTCCTGACTTTGAAGCCAAGTCCAGCTACAGCGTTCGAGTTCGTACCACTGATGCAGCTGGATCATCCTTCGAGAAAATCCTGCCGATCACGATCAACAATATCAATGAACCTGCAATAGGAATTCGCCTCAGCAGCAATCAGGTTAAGGAAGGCATTCCGGCTGATACCTCGATCGCATCCCTCACCGCAGTCGATCCCGATACGGACGATCTCTACACCTATACGCTGGTTGCAGGTGATGGCGATACCGACAATAGCGCCTTTTCGATCGCAGGCAACGCCCTCAAAATTAACGCCGCTCCAGATGCCACAACCCAGCCCAACTACAGCATTCGCGTTCGGGCAACGGATCAGATAGGCAACTCCTACGAACAGAAACTCATTATCAATGTTGATAACGTCAATGATGCGCCTATAGATATCCTGCTGAGTAGCAGTGAGATTGCAGAACAGGTGCCCGTCGAAACGGTGGTGGGTACGCTGGAGGGAATCGATCGCGATACCGGCGATACACTCACCTACAGCTTGGTCGCAGGCGATGGCGATACCGATAACGCCGCTTTCCTAATCGACGGCAGCGAATTAAAAATCAACACCTCGACCGACTTTGAAACTAAATCCAGCTACGAGATTCGCATTCGTACCACCGACGCCGCCGGACTCTCCTTCGAGCGACCCTTCACTATCAACGTCAAAGACATCGACGAGACCGTTCCGAATACGGCACCTACAAGCATTAGCCTCAGTCCCAACAGCGTCATCGAAAACAGCCTGGTTAATACCCTGATTGGCACCCTGTCCAGCATGGATGCTGACCCCGCCAATACCTTCACCTACAGTCTGATTTCGGGTCCGGGCAGCACCGACAACAGTGCCTTTCTGATTGTGGGCGATCAGCTTAGACTGCGATCGACTGTGGACTACGAAGCCCAGCCCAATCTCAGCATTCGCGTTCGCACGATGGATCAGGGCGGTTTGTCCTTCGAGCAGGTGCTTGCCATTTCGGTCACAGATGTCAACGAAGCGCCCATCAACTTGGGTCTTAGCACTAGCAGCGTTCTGGAGAATGTTGCCCCAGATACGATCGTTGGCACCTTCCTGCCCACCGACCCCGACACCGGAAACACCTTTACCTACAGTCTCGTCTCCGGCACGGGCGACACCGACAACGGCAGTTTTAGAATCGACGGCAATCGGCTTCGCATCAACGTTTCCCCCGACTACGAAACTAAAGCTGCCTACAATATTCGCCTCCGCGTCACCGACCAAAACGGGCTGTCCTTCGAGAAACCCATGACCGTGGCGATCGACGATGTCGCAGAAAACTTTGTCCAGTACGTCGCCTCCGAAGCCGCAGAAGGATTGCAGGGCACCCTCAGCAAATTGCAGGAAGTGTTCGACACCCAGCTCCTCCAGGCAAATCTGCCGATCGTCGGTAAACTCAGCGGTGCCATTCCCGCTTTCCTGCACACCCTGCGCGATACGATCGTCCCGGTGATTCGCAGTGCTAGTGACCTCACCTACAGCAGCCTGGAAACTCTGCTGAACAATGCCCTTAAGCCCCTTTTCCCCGATGTCAAAATTCTAGGCAGCGTCAATACCACCGAGAACACCTTTGAAGTCACCCTCAGCCAAGGGCAGCGCGTCACCCAGCTTGCCTCCGATCTAGGATTGCCCGGACTGGGACTGAGCCGCATCTCCGGCAACACCGACGGCACCCTCAACACCGATCTGAAGCTGGTCTTTGGCTCTCACCGGACGCACGGCTTCTTTATCGATACCGATCGCACCACGATCAACGCCACTCTGGATGCGGGTCTCAGCAGCGGCTTTACCTCGGCAGGCAAAATGGGGCTGTTCAAAGTTCGCGTCACCGACGACGATCGCAACCGCACCAAAGCCAATGCCACCTTCAACGCCAAACTCGCCGATATCGATGCCCCCGGTACCAGCGACGGATCGCGCCTCACCTCCACCGAACTGCGGAATAACTTTAGCAATCCTGCTCTGACGACGGCGATCGTCAACAGCGATCCCAACCTGGGACTGAAGATCAGCACCGACATGGGCAGTGCGGCGATTCCGGGCATTAACAGCACCCTGGCAGGCGATATTCCCAACCTGCGATTTGCCAACGGCAATCTGGTCGCAGTTCCGGCGAGTACCTTCACCTTCAACAACACCGAACTGTCCCTCGGTTCCCTGGCAAACAACATCATCCTGCCGACGCTGCGAACCTTCAATCGGGTGATGGCTCCCCTGCGTCCCGTCCTCAATTTGCTGGAATACGATCTGCGATCGGTCTTCATCGGTCAACTCTTCCCCGATACGGATAGCGATGGCAAAGTCACCATTCTCGATCTGGCAGACATGGGCGGACCGCAACTGGCTCGTTTCCTTCGCGCTGTCAAAACGGTTTCCGATCTGAGCCAAATGGCAGCAACAAGCGGCGACACCGGACTCAACCTCGGATCATTCCAGGTGGATAACTTCAATCCCTTCGGCGATGTCAACAGCATTCGCGGTGCCAGTGTTTTTGCCGCAGGAGCCACCCTCGGCATCGATGCCCAGATCGACAGCGCAGGTAGTCAGGGAAGCTTCATCAAGTCGTTCCAGCGAGCCGATGGTTTGAAATTCCACCTGTTTGACACCCCCAGCAACGCCGTCAGGCTGCTAATCGGGCAACCCGTCAACCTGTTTACCTACGATCTACCCGAACTGGCGCTCAACTTTTCAGTGGAGAAAGAAAAAACGTTTGCGCCCTTACCTGTCGTGGGTGCTGTATCCGGATCAATTGGCATCTCCGCCGACCTTGCCTTTGGCTACGACACCTTTGGCTTGCAGCAATGGGCAGATGCTGATTACCCCCTGGATCAGACAACGCGAGTTTTCAACGGCTTCTACATCAGCGATCGCGAAAATCCAGACGGCACGGGCGAAGATGTGGATGAATTTAAGATCGCGCTGGGGCTTGAACTCTCGGCGGGTCTGGGCGTCAGCTTTAAGCCTGGAATTTCGCTGTGGGGCGGACCCTACGTGGGCGTTGAGGGCACTCCCAAGTTTGACCTCAAAGACCCGGACAACGATGGTAAAGTGCGGGCAAATGAGCTAATTTCAGGCTTCCCGCTGGAGTTTACGGGCGTTTCCGTCGAGGCAGCGGCAGGGGCAAAGGTCACAGGCAGTCTTGGACCGCTAGAGGCAACCCTCGCACAATTCACCCTGTTTGATACGGAGGTGTTGAAGTACGATGCCCGATCGCGGGAGCTGGAACTGATTGGAATGCCGCCTCGCGAACTGGTAGCTCTGGTTCGGGAAACGGTCGATCGGGTTTATACGGGGGCACGGGATTTAATTGCGCGTCAGGCAGCTCAACTTGCGATGGAAGCCGCTAGGGCAGTCGCCAGCTTCGTGACAAAGGCAGCAGAAACAGTCGCTAAAACTGTCGTTAGCGCTGCCAAGAAAGTCTGGGGCTGGCTCACCAACGAACCGATCGCCGATGGTACAGTCTTCTTCGATGCTAACTTCAACGGCATTCAGGACAGCAACGAACCCTTTGCAACGACCTTCTCCGACGGCAGTTTCGGACTGGATATTGACCTGGCTCAGTTCGACACCAACCGCGACGGTCAAATTAACGCCAGCGAAGGACAGCTTGTGGGCGCAGGCGGCTACGACACCTATACGGGCTTAGAACAGTCGATGGCGTTTGTTGCCCCTGGCGATGCCATTACGATCAATCCGCTCACCACCGTTGTCAGCCAAATGATGCGGCAGGGTTTAAGCCAGTTTGAAGCGCAGTTCTACATGGCAGAAGCACTAGGCTTGCCCACTGGCGTCGATCTAGGTGGCTTCAGCGCAGCTCAGGCGATCGAGCAAAACGATCCCACTGGGGCGAAGGTGGAACTGGCATACTCCCAGATGAACAATATCCTCACTCAGGTCAGCCATCTGATGTCTGGCGCATCTAACCTGTCGGATCAGCAGGTTCAGGAGCAGGTCAAGCAGGCGATCGCTGCCCAGTTTAAGCCCGGCGCAAAAGTTGATCTAAGCAACGCTGCCGATATTCAGAAGATTTTGCAGACCTCGATCGCCAATGTCCAGGCAACCGATGCTAATCCAAAGGTGCAGAAGCTTGTGGGCATGATGCAGCAGATCGCTCAGGTGATGGCAATCGGCAACCAGGAACTCACTCGCATTGCCGACAAAGGAAATCTCAAGACCCTGATGCGGGAATTCGGCATCGTCCGTAAGGTGACGCTGGGCAAAATTGCCGAAGATCTGCAAGCCCTCGGAGCAGGCAAAAAATCCCTGCGCGAAGTGGTGTCCGAAAACTCTGGCAAAGCCTTTACCCGACTGGTCAATCAGGCAGAAGCCAGCCTCAGACGCGGAACTCGCGGTGACGATATGCTGCGGGGCGGCGATGGGCGCGATCGGCTGCGCGGTCAGGCTGGGGACGATCGGATTTTTGGCGGATCGGGACGCGATCGGCTCTATGGGGACGAAAACCGCGATGAGCTATTTGGACAGCAGGGCAAGGACTACCTCATGGGCGGCGACGGCAGCGACCAGCTCAACGGCGGACTCAAGCGCGACCAGCTCATTGGGGGGAATGGCAATGATGTCCTCGCGGGTGGCAATGCCTCGGATGCCCTCATCGGTGGTCAGGGACGCGATCGCTTTGTGCTGGAACTGGGCGAAAATGGCTCCGATCGGATTCGGGACTTCTCCAAACAGGACACCCTGGAAATTGCCGGACTGGCAACCCTCACCGGAACCGAAGTGGGCACCACAATTCGCCGCAGCAATTTCAAGCTGGCTCAGCAGGCAGGCGACAGCGATGATTACCTGATTTACAGCCGCAAACAGGGCATTCTATCCTTCGATCCCGACGGCAACGGTGCAATGGACCCAATGAAAATCGCGAAACTGTCCCCAGGCTTTGCCCTCACCGCTCAAGATCTAGTCATGGCATAG
- a CDS encoding amidase translates to MNAVDLAFTSAIDLARLIRAKEISPLELTELYLERIERLNPQLGSFFTVTGDRALSDAKVKTDQLMAAANPAELPPFFGVPTAIKDLTAVAETPCSYGLSVIRNRIEAQDAGVVTRLRDAGFILLGKTATPQLGSTPYTEAKGFPPTRNPWNLDYTPGGSSGGASSAVAAGLCPVAHGTDGGGSIRGPAACCGIVGIKPSRGRVSMAPVGDRLSGLAVDGPLGRTVADAAAMLDIMAGYTMGDPYWLPNPNPSFLAAAGRVPQSCKIAYVTDFPPIGSADPLCQQAVLDTAKRLEQCGHSIEPLTLDFTEIIEPLVTVWQAGVDVGVPWLVLSRFNRWLLRQAKRRSSGQYLQAVSKMQTAARQIVAAFSPYDAVILPVFMHPTIRIGEWKSLSPQKTLQQIMNWVAPCPPINATGQPAIALPALFPESGLPIGIQLVGRPAGEEMIIALAAQLETIFPWHDRKPAIGLEG, encoded by the coding sequence ATGAATGCTGTTGATTTGGCTTTTACTTCCGCGATTGACCTGGCGCGACTGATCCGTGCAAAGGAAATCTCGCCGTTGGAACTGACCGAGCTTTACCTGGAGCGAATCGAACGGCTCAACCCCCAGCTAGGCAGTTTTTTTACTGTCACAGGCGATCGTGCCCTCAGCGATGCGAAAGTGAAAACCGATCAGCTCATGGCTGCGGCAAATCCGGCAGAACTGCCGCCATTTTTTGGCGTGCCCACGGCGATCAAGGATCTCACTGCTGTGGCGGAAACTCCTTGCAGCTACGGGCTGAGCGTGATTCGCAACCGGATCGAAGCCCAGGATGCCGGAGTTGTGACGCGCCTGAGAGATGCCGGATTCATTCTGCTGGGCAAAACAGCGACTCCTCAGCTTGGCTCTACGCCCTATACAGAAGCGAAAGGATTTCCCCCCACGCGCAACCCCTGGAATCTGGACTACACGCCCGGAGGCTCTAGCGGTGGGGCTTCTTCGGCAGTGGCGGCAGGGCTTTGTCCCGTGGCACATGGCACGGATGGCGGTGGTTCGATTCGGGGTCCGGCGGCTTGCTGTGGCATTGTGGGGATCAAACCCTCTCGTGGGCGGGTGTCGATGGCTCCGGTGGGCGATCGGCTCAGCGGCTTGGCGGTGGATGGTCCGCTTGGTAGAACGGTGGCAGATGCGGCGGCAATGCTGGACATCATGGCAGGCTACACGATGGGCGATCCCTACTGGTTGCCCAACCCCAATCCGTCCTTTCTGGCGGCGGCAGGCAGAGTACCCCAGTCCTGCAAAATTGCCTACGTGACAGACTTTCCGCCGATCGGCTCCGCAGATCCTCTGTGCCAGCAGGCGGTGCTGGATACGGCAAAGCGGCTAGAACAGTGTGGACATTCGATCGAGCCTCTGACGCTGGACTTTACCGAGATCATCGAACCCTTAGTGACCGTCTGGCAGGCAGGTGTGGATGTAGGGGTGCCCTGGCTGGTGCTAAGTCGCTTTAATCGCTGGCTCCTGCGGCAGGCAAAACGGCGATCGAGCGGGCAATATCTCCAGGCAGTTTCCAAAATGCAGACGGCAGCTCGACAAATTGTGGCGGCGTTTAGCCCTTACGATGCTGTGATTCTGCCTGTGTTTATGCACCCGACGATCCGCATTGGCGAATGGAAATCCCTCAGTCCGCAGAAAACTCTCCAGCAAATCATGAACTGGGTTGCTCCCTGTCCTCCCATTAATGCGACCGGACAGCCTGCGATCGCCCTTCCCGCCCTATTTCCAGAATCCGGCTTGCCAATCGGTATTCAATTGGTGGGACGTCCTGCGGGAGAGGAAATGATTATTGCTTTGGCGGCACAGCTAGAAACGATCTTTCCGTGGCACGATCGGAAGCCTGCGATCGGGTTGGAGGGGTGA
- a CDS encoding CU044_2847 family protein yields MAQLVPIQLSDGTMIYIEAIEAGIVSDESAQEESEEVTRGGGKGMSRQIFGSPSLTPDERFKAIQTTVRTYTAYTLNAFRNLAVGEVQKVSLEFGVNMSGASGIPYIASGTVGCNLKITVECAFPDRPAGGTPRPGQPSLPNPNPPLPPSGTANL; encoded by the coding sequence ATGGCGCAACTCGTTCCAATTCAACTCAGCGACGGCACGATGATTTACATTGAGGCGATCGAGGCAGGCATCGTCTCCGATGAGTCGGCACAGGAAGAATCCGAGGAAGTGACGCGGGGCGGCGGCAAAGGCATGTCTCGCCAGATTTTTGGCAGTCCTTCTCTCACGCCCGATGAGCGGTTTAAGGCAATTCAGACTACGGTTCGTACCTATACTGCCTATACGCTGAATGCCTTTCGCAATCTGGCAGTGGGAGAGGTTCAAAAGGTATCGCTGGAGTTTGGGGTGAATATGAGCGGCGCAAGCGGCATTCCCTACATTGCGTCGGGGACAGTGGGGTGCAATCTAAAAATTACTGTGGAATGTGCCTTTCCTGACCGTCCTGCCGGGGGAACTCCTCGTCCAGGGCAACCCAGTTTGCCAAATCCCAATCCGCCGCTACCCCCCTCTGGAACAGCCAATCTTTAA
- the hisIE gene encoding bifunctional phosphoribosyl-AMP cyclohydrolase/phosphoribosyl-ATP diphosphatase HisIE translates to MSPTQSSSIPPSPLAIPLDQIRYNDQGLVPAIVQDYLDGTVLMMAWMNRESLQKTLETGETWFWSRSRSELWHKGATSGHLQQVKTIRYDCDSDAILVTVEQQGDIACHTGERSCFHQVDGQIQPPPADTLSQVFEVICDRRDNPNPDSYTCKLLAGGDNKILKKIGEESAEVVMAFKDDDPEAIAGEVADLLYHTLVALAHHKVDIRQVYRKLQERRR, encoded by the coding sequence ATGTCTCCCACTCAATCGTCTTCTATCCCACCTTCCCCCCTCGCAATTCCCCTTGACCAGATTCGCTACAACGACCAGGGACTTGTTCCGGCGATCGTGCAGGACTACCTGGATGGCACGGTGCTGATGATGGCGTGGATGAATCGAGAATCGCTGCAAAAAACCCTGGAGACGGGCGAAACCTGGTTCTGGAGCCGATCGCGATCTGAACTCTGGCATAAAGGCGCAACTTCCGGACATTTGCAGCAGGTCAAGACGATTCGCTACGACTGCGATAGCGACGCGATTTTAGTCACGGTTGAGCAGCAGGGTGATATTGCCTGTCATACGGGAGAACGGAGCTGCTTCCACCAAGTTGACGGTCAGATTCAGCCTCCCCCTGCCGATACCCTGTCTCAGGTGTTTGAGGTGATTTGCGATCGGCGGGACAACCCCAATCCCGATTCCTATACTTGCAAGCTGCTGGCAGGTGGGGATAACAAGATCCTCAAGAAAATTGGCGAAGAGTCGGCGGAAGTGGTGATGGCGTTTAAGGACGACGACCCGGAAGCGATCGCCGGAGAGGTAGCAGATCTGCTTTATCACACGCTGGTTGCCCTGGCGCACCACAAAGTTGATATCCGGCAGGTCTATCGCAAGCTTCAGGAGCGGCGACGGTAG
- a CDS encoding sugar kinase: MARGLFVGLVTLDLIYLLEDLPDRNQKQVALDYAAAAGGPATNAAVTFGYLGNQAQGLSVLGSHPIRELILADVQSWGVSIADLQPDRVEPPPTSSILVTRSTGERAVISLNAVQSQAQPPAIPPDILTDVDIVLIDGHQMTVGETIAQQARAKGIPIVIDGGSWKPGFDRVLPYADAVICSANFRPPGCESISAVLDYLEALGIPHLAVTQGEQPIVYRSGGKSGEITIPPVKTIDTLGAGDVFHGAFCHFSLQSHLFPAGDSANFVKVLTQAAQIASLACTAFGTRSWMQQPPQLPSAGEL, from the coding sequence ATGGCACGGGGATTATTTGTTGGACTGGTGACGCTGGACTTAATTTATCTGCTGGAAGATTTGCCCGATCGCAATCAGAAGCAGGTGGCTCTGGATTACGCAGCAGCGGCGGGAGGTCCGGCAACGAATGCGGCGGTGACGTTTGGCTATTTGGGGAATCAAGCGCAGGGGTTGAGCGTCCTGGGATCGCATCCGATTCGCGAACTCATTCTGGCAGATGTGCAGTCCTGGGGAGTCTCGATCGCCGATTTGCAGCCCGATCGGGTTGAACCGCCTCCTACTTCCTCGATTCTGGTGACGCGATCGACCGGAGAACGGGCAGTTATTTCCCTCAATGCCGTACAGTCCCAGGCGCAGCCCCCCGCGATTCCGCCGGACATTTTGACCGATGTGGACATTGTGCTGATCGACGGACACCAAATGACCGTAGGGGAAACGATCGCTCAGCAAGCCAGAGCCAAAGGAATTCCGATCGTGATTGATGGGGGAAGCTGGAAACCGGGATTCGATCGGGTGTTGCCCTACGCCGATGCCGTGATTTGCTCTGCTAATTTTCGTCCGCCGGGATGTGAAAGCATTTCTGCTGTGCTGGATTACCTGGAAGCGCTAGGAATTCCCCACCTTGCCGTGACGCAGGGAGAGCAGCCGATCGTCTATCGCAGTGGGGGGAAGTCGGGCGAAATTACAATCCCTCCAGTGAAAACGATCGATACGCTGGGCGCAGGGGATGTGTTTCATGGGGCGTTCTGCCATTTCAGCTTGCAGTCTCATCTTTTCCCCGCTGGGGACTCCGCTAACTTCGTAAAAGTCTTGACCCAGGCAGCTCAGATTGCCAGTCTTGCCTGCACTGCGTTTGGGACGCGATCGTGGATGCAGCAGCCCCCTCAATTGCCTAGCGCTGGGGAACTTTAA